The following proteins are encoded in a genomic region of Molothrus aeneus isolate 106 chromosome 14, BPBGC_Maene_1.0, whole genome shotgun sequence:
- the RAP2C gene encoding ras-related protein Rap-2c, translating to MREYKVVVLGSGGVGKSALTVQFVTGTFIEKYDPTIEDFYRKEIEVDSSPSVLEILDTAGTEQFASMRDLYIKNGQGFILVYSLVNQQSFQDIKPMRDQIVRVKRYEKVPLILVGNKVDLESEREVPSAEGRALAQEWGCPFMETSAKSKTMVDELFAEIVRQMNYASLPEKQDQCCTTCIVQ from the exons ATGCGGGAGTACaaggtggtggtgctgggcagcGGGGGGGTGGGGAAGTCCGCCCTGACGGTGCAGTTCGTCACCGGGACCTTCATCGAGAAGTACGACCCCACCATTGAGGACTTCTACCGCAAGGAGATCGAGGTGGACTCGTCCCCCTCGGTGCTGGAGATCCTGGACACGGCGGGCACCGAGCAGTTCGCCTCCATGCGCGACCTCTACATCAAGAACGGGCAGGGATTCATCCTCGTCTACAGCCTGGTCAACCAGCAGTCCTTCCAG GACATCAAGCCCATGAGGGACCAGATTGTCCGGGTGAAGAGATACGAGAAAGTTCCGTTGATCCTGGTGGGGAATAAAGTGGATCTGGAGTCGGAGAGGGAAGTCCCATCTGCAgaaggcagagccctggctcaGGAGTGGGGCTGTCCCTTCATGGAGACGTCAGCCAAGAGCAAAACAATGGTGGATGAACTGTTTGCTGAGATCGTCAGGCAAATGAACTATGCCTCCCTGCCTGAAAAACAAGATCAATGTTGTACAACTTGCATCGTCCAGTGA